Part of the Kangiella geojedonensis genome is shown below.
CCATGGTTATGGACACCCTAAAAACTGGCATCGCAAACCTTTCAGATTTAATGGATCGCCAAATGGCGTTACTGATGGATCGAAAGTTTAATAACGGTCTACCTAATAACCTTTCGGCTGCCCAAGAGGACCGTAAAGCGATCAATCATGGTTTTAAGGCGGTGCAAATTGGTATCAGCGCATGGACAGCTGAAGCACTAAAAAATACCATGCCCGCTAGCGTCTTCTCACGCTCTACCGAATGTCATAACCAAGATAAAGTCAGCATGGGCACTATCGCAGCGCGTGACTGTTTACGCATATTACAATTAACCGAACAGGTTGCGGCAGCCTCGTTAATGGCTTCAAGCCAAGCAGTAAAAATCCGCATTGATCGGCAAGAGCTTGAGCATGAGTCATTATCCGGCAGTATTAAGAATACTTTGGATGAGGTGTTTACCATCTTTAAGCTCGTCGATGAAGATCGTCCGTTAGAAGCTGAACTCCGGAACTTTGTTTCCTTGATACAAGATCAACACTGGACAACCTATAAATAAGGCTTGGTGATGAATAATAAAACACTACAACAACACGCTATAGCGGCTGAATGCTTTGTTGAAGTTCCCTTCTTTGACCTCGACCCCATGCACATTGTCTGGCATGGTAATTACGTCAAATACTTTGAGCAGGCGCGCTGTGAATTGCTCCGAAAGATTGACTACGACTACCCTCAAATGAAGGCTTCAGGATTTTATTGGCCGATTATTGATATGCGCGTCAAGTACATAAAACCGGCTAATTTTGGTGAAAAATTATTGTGCATTGCCACCTTCAAAGAGTTTGAGAACCGCCTCAAGATCGATTACCTCATCCAAAATGCTCAAACGGGTGAAAAGCTCTGCAAAGGTTATACAGTTCAAGTAGCCGTAACAACGACAGATTTTGAAATGCAACTTGTATCGCCAAAAATACTCCAACAACAACTAGAAAGCTATATTGCTGATTTATCATGATGAATAAACTTGCTCAACTACTCGTGACACTGGTTATTGCTTTTGTAAGCACAACTGTCTTCTCAAGCGAAATAAACTCGTGCGATATCAATACAATGATGCAAACAATACAGCATCAACCAC
Proteins encoded:
- a CDS encoding acyl-CoA thioesterase, which encodes MNNKTLQQHAIAAECFVEVPFFDLDPMHIVWHGNYVKYFEQARCELLRKIDYDYPQMKASGFYWPIIDMRVKYIKPANFGEKLLCIATFKEFENRLKIDYLIQNAQTGEKLCKGYTVQVAVTTTDFEMQLVSPKILQQQLESYIADLS